The Gemmatimonadales bacterium genome has a segment encoding these proteins:
- a CDS encoding undecaprenyl-diphosphate phosphatase, which yields MILPALVVAAILGLVEGITEFLPVSSTGHLIVAGSLLSFTGERAATFEIVIQVGAIFAVIWHYRALLGELLMRWFQSPAERRLGGSIVVAFLPAALVGLGMHRWIKLHLFTPVTVAGAFIVGGIVILILEWRRPAVSTDQVHGISTKQALGIGCAQVLALFPGTSRSAATILGGYALGLSRAAATEFSFLLAIPTLIAAAGYDIFKSRHLFTAADIPMFAVGIGVSFVAALFVIRGFLRYVQRHSFTVFAWYRIAFGVLILGLAALHLLRMDAT from the coding sequence ATGATTCTTCCCGCACTCGTTGTCGCGGCGATCCTCGGACTGGTCGAGGGGATCACCGAGTTCCTGCCGGTGTCGTCGACGGGGCACCTCATCGTCGCGGGCTCGCTCCTGTCGTTCACCGGCGAACGCGCGGCCACGTTCGAGATCGTGATCCAGGTCGGCGCGATCTTCGCCGTGATCTGGCATTACCGCGCGCTTCTCGGCGAGCTGTTGATGCGATGGTTCCAGTCGCCGGCAGAGCGACGCCTCGGTGGCAGCATTGTCGTGGCGTTTCTTCCGGCGGCGCTGGTCGGCCTCGGGATGCATCGCTGGATCAAGTTGCACCTCTTCACCCCGGTCACCGTTGCCGGCGCATTCATCGTCGGCGGCATCGTGATCCTCATCCTCGAGTGGCGCCGGCCGGCGGTCTCGACCGATCAGGTGCACGGGATCTCCACCAAGCAGGCGCTGGGGATCGGCTGCGCCCAGGTGCTGGCGCTCTTTCCGGGGACGTCGCGCTCCGCGGCGACGATTCTCGGCGGATACGCGCTCGGTCTCTCCCGCGCCGCGGCGACGGAGTTCTCCTTCCTTCTCGCCATCCCGACGCTGATCGCCGCCGCCGGCTACGACATCTTCAAGAGCCGACACCTCTTCACCGCAGCAGATATTCCGATGTTCGCTGTCGGCATCGGCGTGTCGTTCGTCGCCGCGCTCTTCGTCATTCGCGGCTTCCTTCGCTACGTCCAGCGTCATTCGTTCACCGTCTTTGCCTGGTATCGCATCGCGTTCGGTGTACTGATCCTGGGACTTGCCGCGCTGCATCTCCTCCGGATGGATGCCACCTGA
- a CDS encoding biotin--[acetyl-CoA-carboxylase] ligase, with protein sequence MPPELIRAAELPSTMEAAHSLAQEGAAHGTAVVAARQTAGRGTRGRNWSSEPGGLWLSVVARPARADALEALSLRIGLALALALEAASPALPRLDLKWPNDIVVDRRKLAGILCEARWAAGKCQWVVVGFGLNVRNPIPDDLKEMAVSLSTWDPRADPAELAAPVAGAIALAAREAGPLTPAELAAFALRDALAGARVTEPVVGTAAGITPLGALQVRTDVGTMTEVIAGVVMSPK encoded by the coding sequence ATGCCACCTGAGCTGATCCGGGCAGCGGAGCTGCCGAGCACAATGGAGGCGGCTCACAGCCTGGCGCAGGAGGGCGCGGCGCATGGTACGGCCGTCGTGGCGGCGCGCCAGACTGCCGGGCGTGGCACTCGCGGCCGGAACTGGTCGTCAGAACCCGGTGGCCTCTGGCTTTCGGTCGTGGCGCGCCCCGCGCGCGCCGATGCGCTCGAGGCACTGTCGCTTCGCATCGGTCTCGCGCTCGCGCTCGCCCTCGAGGCTGCGTCGCCGGCGCTCCCTCGGCTCGATCTCAAGTGGCCGAATGACATCGTCGTCGACCGTCGCAAGCTGGCCGGCATACTCTGCGAAGCACGCTGGGCAGCGGGGAAGTGCCAGTGGGTCGTGGTCGGCTTCGGCCTCAACGTCCGCAACCCTATTCCCGATGACTTGAAGGAAATGGCGGTCTCGCTGTCGACCTGGGATCCTCGCGCCGATCCGGCCGAGCTCGCCGCTCCGGTCGCCGGCGCGATTGCGCTGGCGGCGCGCGAAGCGGGACCACTCACGCCAGCCGAACTGGCGGCGTTCGCGCTGCGTGATGCACTGGCCGGCGCGCGGGTCACCGAGCCGGTGGTCGGCACCGCGGCCGGGATCACCCCGCTCGGCGCGTTGCAGGTCCGGACTGACGTCGGCACGATGACCGAGGTCATCGCCGGGGTGGTGATGAGCCCAAAGTGA